From Nguyenibacter vanlangensis, one genomic window encodes:
- a CDS encoding beta-ketoacyl-[acyl-carrier-protein] synthase family protein, translating into MGCRLHHAAQDQNTVNALKNFFLIENREFAPRGGSEKKRETAMTHSPVCISAIGAITPLGDTLDQVSAALQEGRTGIRTIKKFATDTYATKWAGLPELGNDTIRWPRERPGQVARPGEILYAEKALNRLLAEFNPSDAYQADRIGCVIGVDEPAIDIERCSDLLAKIGVENSNDREKLVANAIEHFRVSELLDLDVTSVVRAIHRQVRFSGYTRCHVGLCSASLQALGMATAAIDDGRIDAAIVGGVSAKVTPLNVARLEGIGAVCTDPQLEGPARSRPFDARRSGFIPAEGAILFVVEREDAVRRRGHTPYARLMGYGASLSAEHIVAPHTQDREMFLCMQRALAHSGLKAQDISCINAHGTSTKLNDLHESRAIRRLFGDTPMPPVTAAKSLHGHLIAAAGAMEVMGVIANFRDDFIGAIRNLDEVDPRIEVPLARSTRSIRLNNVLKNSFGMGGLASSMVLQNPSLAA; encoded by the coding sequence ATGGGGTGTCGGCTGCATCACGCTGCGCAAGATCAGAACACCGTCAACGCATTGAAAAACTTCTTTTTAATCGAAAACAGGGAGTTCGCCCCAAGGGGCGGCTCGGAGAAAAAGCGAGAGACCGCCATGACCCATTCCCCTGTCTGCATCAGCGCGATCGGTGCTATCACACCGCTTGGCGATACGCTCGATCAAGTCAGCGCTGCTCTTCAGGAGGGCCGCACCGGCATTCGTACCATCAAGAAATTTGCTACCGATACCTATGCCACCAAATGGGCCGGTCTCCCCGAGCTGGGCAACGACACGATACGCTGGCCGCGCGAGCGACCTGGCCAGGTAGCCCGGCCGGGCGAAATTCTCTACGCCGAAAAGGCGCTGAACCGCCTTTTGGCCGAATTCAACCCTTCCGACGCCTATCAGGCAGATCGGATCGGTTGTGTGATCGGGGTTGACGAGCCGGCCATCGATATTGAGCGATGCAGTGATCTTCTCGCCAAGATTGGTGTCGAAAACAGCAATGATCGCGAAAAACTCGTCGCCAACGCGATCGAGCATTTTCGTGTCTCAGAATTGCTCGATCTTGACGTGACGAGTGTCGTCCGGGCCATTCATCGCCAGGTTCGCTTCAGCGGATACACGCGTTGTCATGTCGGCCTGTGTTCCGCGTCGCTTCAGGCTCTGGGCATGGCGACGGCCGCGATCGACGATGGCCGCATCGATGCGGCCATCGTCGGTGGGGTTTCGGCCAAGGTCACGCCGCTAAATGTGGCGCGCCTTGAAGGGATCGGCGCCGTCTGCACGGACCCGCAGCTTGAGGGGCCGGCCCGCTCACGCCCGTTCGATGCGCGACGCTCCGGCTTCATACCGGCGGAGGGAGCGATCCTCTTCGTGGTCGAGCGCGAAGATGCGGTACGCCGGCGAGGACACACGCCTTATGCGCGCCTGATGGGGTATGGCGCCTCGTTAAGCGCGGAGCACATCGTGGCACCGCATACCCAAGACAGGGAAATGTTCCTGTGCATGCAACGTGCGCTCGCGCATTCCGGCCTTAAGGCGCAGGACATCTCCTGCATCAACGCGCACGGAACGTCTACCAAGCTCAATGATCTGCATGAGAGCCGCGCGATCCGCCGCCTCTTCGGCGACACGCCGATGCCTCCTGTCACTGCGGCCAAATCCCTCCATGGGCATTTGATCGCCGCTGCGGGAGCGATGGAAGTCATGGGGGTGATCGCGAACTTCCGCGACGATTTCATCGGCGCTATCCGCAATCTTGACGAGGTGGACCCGCGGATCGAAGTGCCTCTCGCGCGGAGCACCAGATCGATACGTTTAAATAACGTTCTAAAGAACTCCTTCGGAATGGGCGGGCTGGCCTCGTCCATGGTTCTTCAGAATCCGTCTCTCGCGGCGTGA
- a CDS encoding FtsX-like permease family protein, which produces MSGFEIAFRNTVRNSRRSVPSIVAVALGTAAIVLFNGYVSYMIHGMQTGTVRSLGHLQVVRDGYLDFGRGNPGRFSIHNYEKVIAAIRQEAALQSRIAVVTPELDVYGIVGRDGRDESSSFAGEAWNPSERRALGAWDGFDMHMPATRATLNEDQPDSGVMGVGLAQLLDLCGDLKVPHCRALPQIMPSPAERAPGATTPDDLAALAATSMAVRPAPKPGISVDLLAASPTGLPNVMRMTVLRTERQAIRDVDATYVAMPLALGQRLVFGPGVKAASTIIVQLRQTSMMAPAHPILERVVKSIDPGLTVVDFHEVSPIYDQIVNNYRTIFRFIAVLMGLVTMFSVANTITMAVAERTREIGTLRALGFERSAIRMVFLIEGALLGLIGAVSGVAGGLLIARLVNAAGMTWTPPGRSAPIPLRIETVSQHETLIASVLVLTILACLSALRPASRASRLPITKALQHA; this is translated from the coding sequence ATGAGCGGGTTTGAAATCGCTTTTCGCAATACCGTGCGTAACAGTCGGCGATCCGTGCCGTCCATTGTCGCCGTCGCACTGGGAACGGCCGCGATCGTGCTGTTCAACGGATACGTCAGCTACATGATTCATGGCATGCAGACCGGCACCGTCCGCTCGCTCGGCCATCTGCAGGTGGTACGTGACGGCTATCTAGATTTCGGGCGTGGCAATCCCGGTCGTTTCTCGATCCATAATTATGAGAAAGTCATCGCCGCCATACGTCAGGAAGCGGCTCTCCAAAGCCGGATCGCCGTCGTGACGCCGGAGCTTGACGTCTACGGAATTGTAGGGCGCGACGGTCGCGATGAATCATCCTCCTTCGCCGGCGAGGCATGGAATCCGTCGGAGCGCCGTGCTCTTGGCGCGTGGGACGGTTTCGACATGCATATGCCGGCGACGCGCGCCACACTGAACGAGGACCAGCCCGACAGTGGCGTGATGGGCGTGGGCCTGGCGCAGCTTCTGGATCTGTGTGGCGATCTGAAGGTGCCGCATTGCCGCGCCCTGCCGCAGATCATGCCCTCCCCCGCAGAGCGCGCGCCGGGCGCTACCACGCCGGATGATCTGGCTGCGCTCGCCGCCACGTCCATGGCCGTCCGTCCCGCCCCGAAGCCTGGCATCAGCGTAGATCTTCTCGCCGCATCGCCGACGGGTCTGCCGAACGTCATGAGAATGACGGTGCTACGCACCGAACGCCAGGCGATCCGGGATGTGGACGCCACCTACGTCGCCATGCCTCTGGCCTTGGGGCAGAGGCTCGTCTTTGGCCCCGGCGTGAAGGCGGCTTCGACGATTATCGTCCAGCTTCGCCAGACGAGCATGATGGCCCCGGCACATCCGATCCTCGAGCGCGTCGTCAAGAGCATCGATCCCGGCCTGACGGTGGTGGATTTTCATGAAGTCAGCCCGATCTATGATCAGATCGTCAATAATTACAGAACGATCTTTCGCTTCATTGCTGTGTTGATGGGGCTGGTGACGATGTTTTCAGTCGCGAACACCATCACCATGGCCGTGGCTGAGCGGACACGCGAAATCGGCACCTTGCGCGCGCTGGGCTTCGAACGCTCCGCAATCCGCATGGTCTTCCTGATCGAGGGGGCCTTGCTCGGGTTGATCGGCGCCGTTTCCGGGGTCGCGGGCGGCCTGCTTATCGCGCGGTTGGTGAATGCCGCCGGCATGACATGGACGCCCCCGGGACGATCTGCACCGATACCCCTTCGGATCGAAACGGTATCGCAGCATGAAACGCTGATCGCCAGCGTCCTGGTTCTGACCATCCTCGCATGCCTTTCGGCCCTTCGTCCGGCTAGCCGGGCTTCCCGTCTCCCCATCACAAAGGCTCTCCAACATGCTTGA
- a CDS encoding DUF6622 family protein: MSDILSHTPIWIWVILFLLVRRGFAALQPERISIARLFILPLVMIGWSLYALTTQMHDAPAALAGFVGIGLIVTVIMHRRIRLADGLVLERGTMTLLRPGMPAILIVSIGGFGVRYALGVEVATNPWRVGDVFFTTIYGTMSGLVSGAALGLATGQVAAALRPAYSNFTPRFGRQFDDI; encoded by the coding sequence ATGAGCGACATCCTGAGCCACACCCCCATCTGGATCTGGGTCATTCTCTTCCTGCTAGTCAGGCGCGGTTTTGCCGCTTTGCAACCGGAGCGCATTTCGATCGCCCGGCTGTTCATCCTGCCGCTCGTGATGATTGGATGGTCGCTATACGCGCTGACGACACAGATGCACGATGCCCCTGCGGCGCTTGCCGGATTCGTGGGTATCGGCCTGATTGTGACGGTCATCATGCATCGCCGTATCCGCCTTGCGGACGGGCTTGTCCTTGAGCGCGGCACGATGACTTTGTTGCGACCCGGCATGCCCGCCATCCTGATTGTATCGATCGGCGGGTTCGGTGTTCGCTATGCGCTCGGCGTGGAAGTGGCGACCAACCCATGGCGGGTTGGGGATGTTTTTTTCACGACGATCTACGGCACAATGTCCGGCCTTGTTAGCGGTGCGGCCCTGGGGCTCGCGACCGGGCAGGTCGCCGCCGCGCTCCGCCCTGCCTATTCAAACTTCACGCCGCGTTTCGGACGCCAGTTCGACGACATCTAA
- a CDS encoding 4'-phosphopantetheinyl transferase superfamily protein, translated as MIPVQEWQIEVPFAALRPRLFSIDARQTSDQDALIFAETLSEEERLRRDALRYQDERRLFELAHGLMRSAAATCLGVPLDHVLIESRVGRKPRVVWPVSKLDISMAHARHSAVCAVFENGDVGVDAEFLREGRTRNCAWLLSPEEQAWLKLQPPGTAREISIWTLKEAVAKALGVGMRLDFSAFSIRTQPPGMIRAPAGYDGRWTLWQSNRDRMQVALAWRTQE; from the coding sequence ATGATTCCGGTGCAGGAATGGCAAATCGAGGTCCCGTTTGCCGCATTGCGTCCCCGCCTCTTCAGTATCGACGCCCGGCAGACGAGCGACCAGGACGCGCTTATTTTCGCGGAGACGTTGAGCGAGGAAGAACGCCTTCGCCGTGATGCGTTGCGTTACCAGGATGAGCGCCGGCTGTTCGAGCTGGCGCATGGCCTGATGCGCAGTGCGGCGGCAACCTGCCTCGGCGTGCCGCTTGATCATGTGCTGATCGAAAGTCGCGTGGGACGAAAGCCTCGGGTCGTCTGGCCTGTCAGCAAACTCGATATCAGCATGGCGCATGCGCGGCACAGCGCCGTGTGCGCCGTCTTCGAGAATGGCGATGTCGGGGTCGATGCGGAATTTCTGCGTGAGGGACGCACGCGCAACTGCGCCTGGCTGCTTTCGCCGGAGGAGCAGGCCTGGCTGAAGCTGCAACCTCCCGGCACCGCGCGTGAGATCTCCATCTGGACCTTGAAGGAAGCTGTCGCGAAAGCTCTGGGGGTTGGCATGCGGCTGGATTTCAGCGCCTTCTCCATCCGCACGCAGCCTCCCGGGATGATTCGCGCGCCGGCCGGCTATGATGGGCGATGGACTTTGTGGCAATCCAACAGGGATCGGATGCAGGTGGCTCTCGCTTGGCGTACGCAAGAATAA
- a CDS encoding outer membrane lipoprotein-sorting protein: MLDLAPAFAARLLVAFAALSASASSIALAQAPASSTIDAQNLLTRSDAVRNPPGSFSARVTLTEYRDGAQSDSAALMIYSRPSENSGQYYNLVRYEAPARDNGKLLLHKGVDLWFFDPASAASVRISPQARLLGEASNGDVMTTNLGKDYRATLLRTENTEDAAHHVHECAVLHLTAEREDVPYNGADYWIDRTTAVPVKINFLTSEGRVLKTAYFRRFDNVLGVQRPTETVILDGLNPHWITVMRTGAFTPREISVAWFQRDYLPRFEEE; encoded by the coding sequence ATGCTTGATCTCGCCCCCGCCTTCGCTGCGCGCCTGCTCGTCGCGTTCGCGGCCCTTAGCGCATCCGCTTCCTCAATCGCCTTGGCGCAGGCGCCCGCCTCGTCCACAATTGATGCCCAGAACCTTCTGACTCGCTCGGACGCCGTGCGTAATCCGCCCGGATCGTTTTCTGCCCGCGTCACGCTGACTGAGTATCGCGACGGTGCGCAGAGCGACAGCGCGGCGCTCATGATTTATTCCCGCCCGTCGGAAAACTCCGGACAATATTACAACCTGGTTCGCTACGAAGCCCCGGCCCGCGATAACGGCAAGCTGCTTTTGCACAAAGGTGTCGATCTTTGGTTCTTCGATCCCGCAAGCGCGGCGAGCGTGCGAATCTCGCCACAGGCCCGCTTGCTGGGTGAGGCATCGAATGGCGATGTCATGACGACCAATCTGGGCAAGGACTATCGCGCGACCTTGCTGCGCACTGAAAATACGGAAGACGCCGCGCACCATGTGCATGAATGCGCCGTCCTGCACCTCACGGCCGAACGCGAAGATGTTCCCTATAACGGGGCGGATTACTGGATCGACCGCACCACCGCCGTACCGGTGAAGATCAATTTCCTCACTTCCGAGGGACGCGTTCTGAAAACGGCCTATTTCCGTCGGTTCGACAACGTCCTCGGCGTTCAACGCCCGACCGAGACCGTCATTCTCGATGGCCTCAATCCTCACTGGATCACGGTCATGCGCACGGGAGCGTTTACCCCGCGGGAAATTTCCGTCGCCTGGTTCCAGCGCGACTACCTGCCGCGTTTCGAGGAGGAATGA
- a CDS encoding LuxR family transcriptional regulator: protein MLTNRSGIDLHKFSEALRDLSTGGEIRNFLQEMVDRLGFTHFAYHVVKTPDVDHLGARQVYGLTTYPTEWLRHYVANGYVHEDPVVAKVFDKRSPFVWGDAIDAEELSKKQRQLLEDAQDAGLKNGLTIPLMSRNGEVAALSLIPGSAASETMRSVEMQYLVQLLALHLHDHAARVVIEEGLTDNSRRRKTLLSNRESEALSWVARGKSTWDISRILEISEKSVEFYLDSAKRKLQATNRTQAVVKAIVLGLIRFDP, encoded by the coding sequence ATGCTGACGAACCGTTCGGGCATTGATCTGCACAAATTCAGCGAGGCCCTTCGCGACCTTTCGACAGGTGGTGAGATCCGGAATTTCTTGCAAGAAATGGTCGATCGGCTTGGCTTCACGCATTTTGCCTACCATGTCGTCAAGACACCTGATGTGGATCACCTCGGCGCCCGACAGGTTTACGGCCTAACTACCTACCCGACCGAATGGCTTCGACATTACGTCGCCAATGGCTATGTTCATGAAGATCCCGTCGTTGCCAAGGTCTTCGATAAGCGCTCGCCCTTTGTCTGGGGCGATGCGATTGACGCGGAAGAACTGTCGAAAAAGCAGCGTCAGCTGCTGGAGGACGCGCAGGATGCTGGGCTAAAAAACGGCCTAACGATTCCCCTGATGTCCCGGAATGGCGAGGTCGCGGCGCTGAGTCTGATCCCGGGAAGCGCAGCTTCCGAAACGATGCGTTCAGTCGAGATGCAGTATCTCGTGCAACTCCTCGCCCTGCATTTGCACGATCATGCGGCGCGCGTGGTAATAGAGGAAGGGCTAACCGATAACAGCCGTCGGCGCAAGACCCTTCTCTCCAACCGCGAAAGCGAGGCGCTGAGCTGGGTCGCGCGTGGAAAGTCGACGTGGGATATTTCGCGTATTCTCGAAATCTCGGAAAAATCCGTCGAGTTCTACCTGGATTCCGCCAAACGCAAACTCCAGGCCACGAACCGCACCCAGGCCGTCGTCAAGGCGATCGTCCTGGGCTTGATTCGGTTCGACCCATGA
- a CDS encoding AMP-binding protein, translating to MRFHEFLTRPGWTLRWRGDELDATQAARRCRQAILALRAQPPVPESLSIFVAFSPIEVVIALFVISHEGLLATIVTPRAVASAMQGFDTGTTRLLMTEGRPIPPVLQGCQVVRLPYAAPPASSNDDGAPLAPSAQPARIVFSSSGTTGRPKRIVHDEERLVANAARVTAYLGLTASDRTLCAFPVNYMYGLSTTLCTLHSGSAIDYIDFVDSRLVAVEAERRGTTILPILGDWCVGLAQQWARSSFVSADLRILNASDRLTVDHVRALRPHCGAIWNNFGQTEAGPRLFAIDVSSIEDFTRFEHDGAISAGYPMQAEIETRIADANYDGIGRLFYRSPYAMLGFLKSDLALVPAPEWIESGDHFRRDWDGLHSWAGRTSHLVKINGQLISLHAVADSLCGLHGVSGVGYAKTKEGVLVLFLEAADVAATQAERLALERIVEPIIPGFNFRLKFLPKLPRTESGKIDHRSLAQRIHLETI from the coding sequence ATGCGCTTCCATGAGTTCCTCACACGTCCGGGCTGGACGCTACGATGGCGCGGCGATGAACTCGACGCCACGCAAGCGGCGCGGCGCTGCCGGCAAGCGATCCTGGCCCTACGTGCGCAGCCTCCGGTGCCGGAATCATTGTCGATTTTCGTCGCCTTCTCTCCGATCGAAGTCGTCATCGCGCTCTTCGTGATCTCACATGAGGGGCTGCTCGCAACGATCGTGACGCCGCGCGCCGTAGCGAGCGCGATGCAGGGTTTCGACACGGGCACCACGCGCCTCCTGATGACGGAGGGACGGCCGATCCCCCCTGTCCTTCAAGGATGCCAAGTTGTGCGTCTGCCATATGCCGCGCCGCCAGCGTCGTCGAATGACGACGGTGCGCCGCTCGCGCCTTCCGCGCAGCCTGCACGGATCGTGTTCAGTTCATCTGGGACGACAGGGCGTCCCAAGAGGATCGTGCATGACGAGGAGCGTCTCGTGGCCAATGCGGCCCGTGTGACCGCCTATCTCGGCCTTACGGCATCGGACCGGACGCTCTGCGCATTTCCCGTCAACTATATGTATGGCCTGTCCACCACCCTCTGCACCCTGCATTCTGGTAGCGCTATCGACTATATCGATTTCGTCGACTCGCGCCTCGTCGCCGTCGAGGCCGAGCGGCGTGGCACCACGATCCTGCCGATCCTGGGGGATTGGTGCGTCGGGCTAGCGCAGCAATGGGCGCGCTCGTCTTTCGTTTCAGCTGATCTGCGCATTCTCAATGCTTCGGATCGCCTCACCGTCGATCATGTCCGCGCGCTCCGGCCTCATTGCGGGGCGATCTGGAATAATTTCGGCCAGACCGAAGCGGGGCCGAGACTCTTTGCGATCGATGTTTCCTCCATCGAGGATTTTACACGTTTCGAGCACGATGGCGCAATCTCGGCAGGCTATCCGATGCAAGCCGAGATCGAGACCCGCATCGCGGACGCAAATTATGATGGAATCGGGCGGCTTTTCTATCGTTCGCCCTATGCGATGCTCGGCTTTTTGAAGTCGGACCTCGCTCTTGTTCCCGCCCCGGAATGGATTGAGAGCGGGGACCATTTTCGGCGCGATTGGGATGGTCTGCACAGCTGGGCTGGCCGCACATCCCATCTGGTGAAGATCAACGGTCAGCTTATCTCGCTGCACGCCGTTGCCGACTCCCTATGCGGGCTGCATGGTGTGTCCGGCGTAGGTTACGCCAAGACCAAGGAAGGCGTTCTCGTGCTTTTTCTCGAAGCGGCCGATGTCGCCGCCACGCAGGCCGAAAGGCTCGCACTTGAGCGGATCGTCGAGCCCATAATCCCCGGTTTCAATTTCCGCCTCAAATTCCTGCCGAAACTGCCGCGCACCGAGAGCGGCAAGATTGATCATCGGTCACTCGCTCAACGCATTCATCTGGAGACAATCTGA
- a CDS encoding pentapeptide repeat-containing protein, translated as MSTINFSGCEHQIEASAAEFGGSSFVEVSFAESAFSIVTFAGASFDTANFEGCSFDSVRFDGARFAEVSFKNIALREGHLEGLTIEGIPAAELLAAWRKTRTES; from the coding sequence ATGAGCACAATCAACTTTTCCGGCTGCGAACACCAGATCGAGGCCAGCGCAGCTGAATTCGGCGGCAGTTCGTTTGTCGAGGTTAGCTTCGCCGAGAGCGCTTTCTCGATCGTGACGTTCGCCGGAGCATCCTTTGACACAGCGAATTTCGAAGGATGCTCGTTCGATTCCGTGCGTTTCGATGGCGCGCGTTTCGCCGAGGTGTCCTTCAAGAATATCGCTCTTCGCGAAGGCCATCTCGAAGGCTTGACGATCGAGGGAATCCCCGCAGCGGAGCTGCTCGCAGCCTGGCGGAAAACGCGCACCGAGTCCTGA